From the genome of Cuculus canorus isolate bCucCan1 chromosome 13, bCucCan1.pri, whole genome shotgun sequence:
TACCATGCCATCTTTCAGGATGGTGAGACCTTCCATCCCTCATGTCCAAAGGCATCCCCAGGTGGGAGATGCACCGAGACCTCACAAGTGGTCACCTTTACAGTGGCAGCcccaggacagacagacagacccTCACCCCTGCCATCAGACAGGGGACAGAACTTGGGGGGCTTAGCAGCTTCAACAGCCCTCCATGCTCACATTCCTCACCCGAAAATGAGCTTTTTTGAACCCCTTCCCCTACCTCTTCCAGTCTTCCTCAGTCTCCCAGAACTCATAGATGATGAAGGTGACTCCGTCGGGCAGCTTCACCGCAGTGACACTAGCAGGAACGATGAGAGGGTTGAGCCCGGAGCCAAGGGGCTTTGCTCCCTCCTTGGcctctgcagccacaggcaCACTGTAGGGTGGGCCACTGAGGGGTGACCCCAGTCCTTGCAGCCCTGGTGGAGGACAGcctcctcccagcactcccCAGCCCATGCAGAAGTGTTTTGGTGGCTGAGCATTACTACACCTGCAAGTGCTGGTTATTTTGCCTTCAATTGGTGGGGTGCCCCTTGCTGCGAGGGTAGCTGGGCACCCTCTGCTCCCTGAGCCCCCCAACCCATGGTACTCACTGGAAGCAGTCCCGCTCGCCAGCCACACTCTTCAGATACTGCTTCAGGGAGCTGCAAAACTCGCCCAGGTGCTTGTGCGACACCGTCATCTCATCCCGCACCAGGAGGAGGTACTGCCAGGCCCCCCAAAACACAGTGGCATGTGAGACCCAAAAACCACAATGACCTCCGCTCACCAAGTTTGATGCCCCCTCTGTAGGgacaccccagcaccccatgtGTGGTGGCTGGGCACTCTCACCGTGCAAGCTGTGCTCTCGCTGTCTGACAGCCGCTGGTGCAGGTCAAACCACAGAGTCTAGGATAAGAGGAAAAGCAACAGGGGGTGGCCTGAGGCTGTGTAGCCCTCCCAGGCCAGCAACTTTGTCCCCAGTGCTTGGCATGACAGGCTGTCCCCTATTCTCATGCCATCTGTGTCTTCATGCCTTCCTGTCAGGACCCTCTGCAAAagctccctgtgctcccagcacagccaaCATCCCTAACACCGTGTCTTTGCATCAGCCCCAAAACTGCTGCCACCTTTTCTCAGTCCCTAAATTGTCCCTGGGACAGCAGGAGCAGGTGTACCCATCCCTATTCAGTGCCTACTCACACCTTCCCAGCCCAGAGCAGACTCTTATTTCCTCAGACAACCATGATCGACATCTTTCTGTCCTCAGCCTTCATGGCACgcacccctctgcccccacaTACAGCACCACCTTACCCTTGCCCTCTTCTGCCCCAAAAGTGCAAATCAGGAAGATTTTGGAAACATCTCCTGCACtgcatcattttcttcttcagtcccTAGATGGACTAAAGACTGCCTCTGCAAGAGATGTTGccttctttcttacttttttccttgttaaacAAACTCACAGTCAATAGTTCCATATTCAGTAGCTGCCATCAGCTCATCAGACAGAGTATCTTCCATCACCACCGGCAGCTCCCACCTGTGGCCCGTGCACACCATAGTGCAGGTGTGGGCATGGCCAACAGTTTGTCACAGCTGTCCCAACCAcggcagggaggtggtggggctgtggggtcaCCCAAAGGACACTGTCACGAATGGAAATGCTGGCCCTTACCTTGTCCTCCAGCCTGCCAATCAGCTCGGCCAGCCTGTTGAtctgcccctccagcccctccgcCTTGGTGTCAGGGGAACCTGTGCAGAGCCAGAGGCAATGGAACAAGAGGCATCCACAGGCACCCCGAGAGACCTGCTGCCCTCTGGAGAAGTCAAACATCACCCCTGTGCTGCCACGAGGACCACAGCTCCCTTCCCCGGGTGTTCCAAGCCACCCCAGGCTGCCAGTGCAGCCAGGAAGCAGCCATTACTTACCAGTCTGGAAGCTCTTCCCGTGCTCCCTGGGGACCATTCGGCTGCTGGGAGAGTAGCTGGGCACAGGGCTGTTGTACCAGCTGTCCATCAGACCGTGGCCAGCTTTGCTGGGGTAGTGCCTGCAACCAGAGAGCACAGAAGCCACCTGGGAGGGGAGAACTGGGCGTGTACAGCATGGTGCAAGCTTGCCCTTGGAGCATCCATTTTAGCAACTCTGACACCAGACCCCTCttggagagcagcaggaatCGGTAGCTGTGCTGGCTGGTTGCACCTTGGCAGGGCTGGTTTTGCAGCTGGATGGCTTGGGCAGCTACCACAGCGGAGAAGTTGTTAGCACACAGGCTGGCCATGCCCAAACTGCTGTCCACAAGCAGGAAaagcctgcctgcctgcctggcaACCTGGCCATGCATTCCACCAACAGGCTGCAGCCACGGTTCTCCTGAAGAGTGGAGACACATCCActgcagcatctcctctgcCTTGCTTCTTCCTCTGGAGCTACAAAAACCTATTTGGCCTGGCTCATCCTGCAACACCTCTTGGAGTAAAGgagcatatgtgtgtgtgcaaacacacagacacactcaTGCATGCACGTATCCCTGAGGCATCAGTGAccatccagcccagctccttggTGGTTCCTCCTGGCCCTTGTTCATTTGCAAGCTGGAAAGGATGCTAAGACCTGCCATCC
Proteins encoded in this window:
- the LOC104055930 gene encoding LOW QUALITY PROTEIN: N-terminal EF-hand calcium-binding protein 2 (The sequence of the model RefSeq protein was modified relative to this genomic sequence to represent the inferred CDS: deleted 1 base in 1 codon), which translates into the protein MSLLVFPDYFADHMGDYEDVLASLETLNLSILKAMDYTKQVYESGSNVDQFVTRFLLKETANQTQSLLSSVESAVDAIDEQTNPARHYPSKAGHGLMDSWYNSPVPSYSPSSRMVPREHGKSFQTGSPDTKAEGLEGQINRLAELIGRLEDKTLWFDLHQRLSDSESTACTYLLLVRDEMTVSHKHLGEFCSSLKQYLKSVAGERDCFHVTAVKLPDGVTFIIYEFWETEEDWKRHLQSATFKGFQHVKVDTLSQPEAVSSVAVPAAWCTLSRE